A DNA window from Polyodon spathula isolate WHYD16114869_AA chromosome 18, ASM1765450v1, whole genome shotgun sequence contains the following coding sequences:
- the LOC121294156 gene encoding regulator of G-protein signaling 4-like gives MCKGLAALPATCLRSAKDMKHRLGVFLQKPESVCDPNSNSKKEQAAGAKKVSAEEVQKWGESLEILINKEDGLTAFVTFLKSEFSEENIEFWMACEDYKKINLPAKLAPTAKSIYEQYIAVQSPKEVNLDSSTREETSRNLLEPTTACFDEAQRKIFLLMEKDSYQRFLKSKIYQDMIQQTNSSSFGTQKRGNNKATEFNQQFPQCA, from the exons atgtgtaaagGACTTGCTGCATTGCCTGCAACATGCTTGAGAAG TGCAAAAGATATGAAGCACCGTCTTGGCGTCTTTTTACAAAAGCCAGAATCTGTATGTGATCcaaacagcaacagcaaaaagGAACAAGCAGCTGGTGCAAAGAA gGTCAGTGCTGAAGAAGTCCAGAAATGGGGTGAATCCTTAGAAATCCTGATAAATAAAGAGG ATGGCCTGACAGCTTTTGTCACTTTCCTGAAGTCTGAGTTCAGTGAGGAGAATATAGAGTTCTGGATGGCCTGTGAAGATTATAAGAAAATTAATTTGCCAGCCAAACTGGCCCCGACGGCAAAGAGTATTTATGAACAATACATTGCAGTTCAGTCTCCCAAAGAA GTCAACCTTGATTCTTCAACGAGAGAGGAGACCAGCAGAAACCTTTTAGAACCCACAACTGCATGCTTTGATGAGGCTCAAAGGAAGATCTTTCTGTTGATGGAAAAGGACTCGTACCAAAGGTTCTTGAAATCTAAGATCTATCAGGACATGATACAGCAGACCAACAGCAGCAGTTTTGGGACCCAGAAGAGAGGAAATAATAAGGCCACTGAATTCAACCAGCAATTTCCCCAGTGTGCATAA